Within the Microtus ochrogaster isolate Prairie Vole_2 linkage group LG2, MicOch1.0, whole genome shotgun sequence genome, the region AATGAGTCTGGGCATGCTAGGGAAGACCGTTGCTCCTAATTGCGTGGTAAGGAGTTAAGTCAGGAGACAGACTCCAGAGGGACGGAATAGGGTGAAAGAGAAGACACTGACGCTAGATCCCAGAAAGGACTCCTTAGAGGGCAGAGATCGGAGACGCTAAGCCCCTCACAAGAGAGCCCCAGAAAAGCAATGAAGTGTATCCAGTGCCCTAAAATGGGGGTCAAGGACATCTCTTAATCTCTTATTGTGGCTCCGTCACAATAGGTGTGCGACCTTAGACAAGTACCTTCTCCCTCTAAGTCCTTGTTTCCTCCTCACTAGGCTGCCAGGGTAGGGAGACAAAGTCACAGACCACAGGGAAGCTGTAGCTGCAGGCAGCCAAGCCCTTTGTTCCGTTCACCCACTGCTGTTCCCTGCATTGCCTAGAACACACAAGAGACTGGTATTTTTTCGGGCATGCATTCCTAGGTACATCCACAGATAAGCAAGTACTCGGCACCTACTGTATGTCATGTATAGAAATAAAAGAGCATTTCCCATCCTCAAGAAGCACAGCCTAACTGAGAAGACATGCATCCAATCTTTATTATAGAGTGTGGTGAGAGGCAGGCGTGGTCAGTCTGTGTGGTCACTGTATTACCAGGGTCTTTGACATGCAAAAACTGTTCTTTTTTATCCGTAGGGAACCAAGGCCAATGGAGAGCAGGTGAGTGCTTATGGGGTCCCCTGCCAGCACCTACAGAATTACTCCTAGAATTTAGAGCtttttctggggggaaaaaaagttcaTGAAGGGAGGTGGCACAcatctgaggcagaaggatcaataCTTTGAAACCACTCTGTACTACATACCAAAACACTGTCAAAAAAGGGGTAGGTTGGTCAGGCAGTTGTGGCGCAcgctcacgtctttaatcccagcagaggtaggcagatctctgtgagttcaagggcagcctggtctataaagcaagttccagagcagtcaggactattacacagagaaaacactaaaaacgggggagggaggggagtagGTAGTAAGTCGGGGCTGTGGTCCAGTAGCAGAACACTGTGTCAAGCCCTAGCTTCAATCGCAATACCGGGAGTCCCTTTGGAGCAGGAAGTGGCCTTGAGGCAGTTTTGTTATTGGGGACAGGAAGTAAGTATCCTCAGGTACCCCGGTGCCCCCTTGCCTCTTCTGGATCAGGAGAACCACTCCCTCCATCCttactcctgcttctgcctccatcttccaagcGAGGACCGGAGGCTTTCTGGCCACCTACTGTCCTGAAGTGGCAGCCAGAATCACCCTCTTCAGTTCAGAAGTCCATTCTCCCTCAAAAGGATGTGGTCTCCGAAAGGGAGAGCTCCCATCCACACCACAATGCAAGAGGAATCTGTCTTGGTGGCTCATTCCAGTGGTCCCCACCCTTGCTCTTGGGGAAGCCTGCCTCACAGCCAGCTCCAGCCCCTCGCTCTGGTGTCAGCCCCTCATCTCACCGTGTTCATTCCTCCTGCACATAACCCATGTGGACTCACCACACTCTCAGTTCAGTGATGCCATCCACTGTCTCCCTACCTCAGGGGACGTTGAAACTTCTTTGGTCAACTCCAGAACTTCCAAGAGACCACCCCCATCTTCTCTGGTCATAACCAATATCATTCCCTGGAAACTCCAGGAAACAGGGGTTGAAAGGAGGAGCTAGTGGAAGAAGCTGACCGTCTGGTCACCATGGAAACTGGACCTGTTTCTCTGAAGATAAGCCTAGCTCAGTGGCTGGAGGTGGGAAGTAGAAGCATCCAAAGGGACCcagaagacaccaaaaggagGGGCTGAGTGGCCACACCTGGGAGAGAACGGTTGCTAAGAAAAGTCAGGGCCTGACCACACTGCAGCCAGAGTCAAAGGCCAAAGGCCCTCCTTTTCGAGAACACCGCCACTGGGGTCCTCTCCATTGTGGGAGTGACAGAAAGGCTCTCTCAGAGTACAGTTGCttaggctggggctggggctggggctgtgggTGGCTCAATATTGCCCTCTTGTGGTCAATAAAGGAGTTGCCACACAACTGTTAGGGTTCAGGACTACACAGACACCTGGTGGGTGGGAATAGGGTCATCTTCAAATTTGGCTTCTTTGTGAATTAGAAAGAGGATCCCTGCACTTTCCTGAGTCTGTGCCCTTGCAGAGTGCACAGGTTCCACTATCAGTGAGATTTAGATCGTGATAAGAattccactgaagaaaatgtataaaacataGGATTAGGTCAGAAGAAGCCAGTTCTGTATTTTTTCTGACTATGGATTCTTGGGCAAGTCAGCTGACATTTCTGGGCCTCAGGCAGTTTCTTTAACCTGTGGCATGCACATTTGCTTAAATTTTGAGAATGGAAGAGGAGGTTGAAAACTTCTGACCCTAATGGAATGTCTGTTGTTTTGATTGTTGGGGTATTTGTTGTGGGGTACCATGCCAAGGATCAAACCGAAGGCATTGCATTTACCAGAGAAGCATTCTACCCTTTGATCTACATTCTTAATAGATGCCTTGGTTCCTTGACTATCCTGACAGGATCCCACCTGCCTTCTGCTCAGTGCGTCCGCTGGCTAGTCCTCTAGTTGGATGGAGAGCGATGGGTgagaagaggcagcttctcttctcagctctttccctccccatctccagtTCAAACTGAACCGATTttgtccctctctcctctcaggagGTAGCTGGCCCTGCTGTGTGACAAACATTCCAAGTGGCAACTGCCAGAaactttaaaagatttgttttatgttattgtgcctgcatgtgtgcatgcgcaccgTGTTCACACCAAGTGCCCATGCAGGTCAGACGAGGGCATCAGATCAGACATCAgattgcaggtggttgtgagcccccttgtgggtgctgggaactgaacctgggtccttcgcaagagcagcaagtgttcttgactgctggagcatctctccagacccaaccAAACACTTTTAGAAGACTGGATTGTTTTTTCTTATGGTGATGGCGTTGGTGATAGTGGAAATGCTAGTGACTGTTGCTTGTTACTGTTACTGTGGCTATTGATTGGTCTCTCGGATCAGAGGATATCAGATATATCAATATAATTCATCTATGTTTGCAAATGAGTGAATGGTTGGATGACTAGCATAAGGTTCCTGGGGAAAGAGCAGTAGAGAATGGCTTAGTAGTTATCTACCCCAGCTTCctttctccagtgccaggaatgcaATGTAGCTGTTCCCTGAGTGGGTAAGGACCTTCGAGGGTATTGCTAGCCCAAAGGAAGAGCAGCGTGAAGCTCCAGCTCAGGCTCACGTGTGGGTGGTGTTCTCAACCCCGCTATGTCAGGGAGAGAAAGATGTTTCATGGCTGGGGCTGGGGGGGGAGACCTCCATAGTGTCAGGGGCCTCCCCATCCTGGTTGCACTGTGAGGAACTAGACTTCTCTGACTCTGATTACTAGGGGTAGCCAGATACTGTACCCACCAAAGGCCAATGCATCACCCTGTGAGGAAGGAGAAACCACATGACCACCATGACTTGTTAGACAAGTCTGCCCCAGAAAACCCACTTCTCCAAATCACATCCTCCTGCCAAATCTGGGGAGCTGGCACAGGAGACTGTCTATAAAGATTCCCCAAGAAAAAGCTGCTTCCCTGAAGATAATGAAATGTACCCCCTTCCTACCCATAACCCTGGGCACTGataggaaaagataaaaagacaagagaaattgagaaaaataggcaaaaggggggggggactggagagatgcctcagcagttaagagcattggctgctcttccagaggaccagggtttgattcccagcaccctcatgacagctcacaactgtctgtgactccagttccacaagatccaacactctcacacagacatatatgaaggcaaaaacaccaatgtgtataaaataaaaaaggaagaagttgTTAGTGGAGCACCAGCATCCTTCCttgttgaaaaaaagaaaaagaaaagaaaaataggcaaAGGGAAAGCCTTCCTGTCTGTGCTGCCTGgtcttatgtcagcttgacaggagctagttatctgaaaggagggaacctcaattaaaaCACTCCATAAGATCCAACTGTGGGATaattggcgggggggggggaggttggagacagggtttcactgtagctttggagcttgtcctggaactagctcttgtagaccaggctggccttgaactcacagagatctgcctgcctctgcctccccgagtgctgggattaaaggtgtgcccccaccactgcctggcaggacaTTTACTTAACTAGTGactgatggggagggcccagcccattgtgggtggagccatccctgggctgctgctcctggattctataagaagcaggctgagcaagccatgaggagcaagccagtaaacagtactcctccatgtcctcttcatcagctcctgcctccaggttactctatttgagttcctgtcctgacttcccgcATTAATGAACAGTGGTGTGAAAGTGTAGGTGGAATAAGCCCTctcctcccaacttgctttttggccatggtgtttcctTGGAGCAACAGAAGCACTAAGACACCATCCCACCGACCTATGCGGTCTCCCCACAAAGCAGCCAGTTTgtgcagaaaaagaaatacactttttaaagaaTGCACGATTAGATAATGAAGACACAGAACTGAAAGAAGGGACGAACGAACATGGGattaatgaatgaaataaaagggAACGGGAAGGGTGAAATGATGAACGAATGAATGGGCGAAACCACACAGGAGTGAGTCAAGACTGGTAACCAGAGACTCCCAGCCTACGCAGGCAGCAGTCAGGGGGATTCTGAGGGGCGGGGCTCTACCCGGAAGCGCCTTTGAGGGGCGGGGCTGTGGGCGTGGTAGTGACTGGCCGCCACTTCTTGGGCCCGGGGGCGGGGCAAGAGAGAAGACTGGACTAGGGATCGTTCAGCTGCCCAAAGCATCCGCTGCCGTGGACCTGGCCGGAGCCCCGGACCTCTCGCGCTTCTGGACCGCTCCTTGCGTCTGCACAGCCGGGTAATGAGGCTTCTCGGAGAGGGACTCTGGTTCTGTTAGGCGGCCCCACAAACCCGGAAAAGCGCGCAGCACATCTCAGAGTTAGATCCCGCTGGACCCCAGACCCCGGGCTGGGGCGGCCGGCATGTCGGATGCACGGAAGGAGCCTGACGAGGCAGACGACAGCCAGTGCGACTCGGGCATAGAGTCGCTGCGCTCTCTGCGCTCCCTGCCCGAGCCTGCTGCGGCCCTAGTCTCCGGACCATCGCACAGAGGCTGTCCACAGCCCTGGAGCCACCCTCCAGAGACCCACAAGGAACCAGGGGAGAAAGAAGATGCAGACGGAGAGCGGGCGGACTCCACCTatgcctcctcctctctcactGAGTCCTTGCCCTTGCTGGGGAGACCCGAAGTGGAGGACCCGGCCCCAGGCTCACCGCCGCCCCACACGGAGGTACTGAGCCCTCAGCAACTCGAAGCGCTCACATACATCTCTGAAGATGGAGACACGTGAGTAAACTGGCTAGTCCGAGATCCACTGCTCCGTCAGAGGCTCCCTGGGAGCTGTAACTGACTGggcatccaccaccaccatcaccacccaagAGGATAGACCCTTCCTGGAAGGGCCAACATCCTTCTCTAAACTTAACTCACATAGCCTACTTTTAAGCTATAGCCAGGTTCACACCAAAAGACCAGACACCATCTCCTTCTTAGGGGTAGGCAGAGCTAGCAGGGCCCTGGGAACCAGGAACACTAGCCAGAATCTTGAAAAATCTTCCAATGACCCACCCCTGGGAAGAGGAATTCCCCACAccaattcagtttttatttttcatgttgggagaggggacatcccTGTTTGCTCAACATTTGAGAGTCCAGGGTCCGAGCTCAGAATGCCCTGTCCCTAGGAAGAAAAGCAACACCAGCTTATGGTTGCCATTTGAGCCCAGGAAGCTGAGTTAAGGGTTACCTCAACTCCCAGGTTGCCTGTTTGGAATTGGTTGCAAAAGCAGGGTGCCTGGACTGAGAATTCTTGCCCCAGCAAACAGGGCAGGCAGCTGGATGCCCCAGCtcacttcctctgctgagaaaaGGGAAGTGATGGCTTGGTGTCAGCCTCCCCAACACCCTGCACCTCTTGAGCTCCCCAAATTCTCCTCACTGTCCTTTCTTATCTCTTCATTGGCCTGCTCCTCCCTAGGCCCTGTTGGAGTCAGGTGCAGCTGGACTAAGAGCAATCGAGTGGCCAGTATGAGAATTGGCCCTAGGTGGAAGAACAGGCTAGCAGAGGGAGTGACTGGGCTTTGAGATGACAGACAGAACAGGGGCTGTTGGAGTCCCAGATGAGAGGTGTGCTGGGATGCAGGGGTTAGCTGTCCTGTGCCTGTTGGAGATACGGGGGTCTCCACCCTGTGAGTGGGAGACAGGACGGAAGCCCTTTGTATTTGGTGCCTGGATCACAACCCCTTAGCCCAGAACCTCAGAGTTTCGGGAGCTCCGTGCAGAACTTCTCCTGCTGCCCCCCTTTGTGAGCCTCTGAGCTCCAGGCTTGACTGCTCTGGCTAGAGACTAGAGACGGGTGCTGTGTGCAGAGAAGCGTCGGGACTCCCCGACGGagctctttcctcctctggagGTGGCTGGACTGTGGGAAGTGTGGAagtggggaaggaagtgggaggaggggagactgagggagagagggaggtggcTGCAGGAATGTGACCCAGAGAGCAGGCCCTGGCCGAGGGGATTTCCAGAGTGGTTCCTCCCTCCCTCGTCACTCTCTCCTGGCCTTCTTCACCGCCTGCCTGCAACAAAAGCTTGCCCCTCTCCTGCCTAAGTATCCCCCTCCTGAGCCCAGACAGGCCTTTAGCCAACTTGCCCCAAGGCAGCTGTCCAGGTTTGGGCGTTTAGCCCTAGCTTTCATTTTCCCCACCTGATGTGGGGAAACCCCAAGGCTGGAACTTCCCATCCCAAATGCCCCAACTGCCCCATTGTCACCCCCTCCCCATCAAACACATTTTCTACACTGCACCAAACTCCCCCTGGAGCTGTGCTTAGGACAGGTTTTCTGACCAGGCTTCCTCTGACCTGCCCAAGCTGCAGAATGGGCCTCTTGACTCATGGGTAGGGCAAGAGATCTACATGCCACGcttgctctctcccctcccttggaATGTGTGACATTGAGTTGCCGGGGGAACCCCACATCTGCCTCCTCCTGTCCTCCCTGTTGTGGGGAGGTGGGTAACTCGGCCCTGGAAACCCCCTCTGAGTTCCGCCAGCAGCTCTCAGTTTAGCTTTGAGCTACAGCTGGCCTGGCAAGGCCCTGGGGGCAGAAGGGAGCTGGGTGTGGGCAAGTCGGACAGGAAGGCTGTCGCCCTGTCAGCACCCTGCCCACATGCCCACCCAGCCAAGGCCTTCCACAGGTTAGCCGGCAGATCTTGGAGCTCCCACCTCCAGAATCCTGGCTTCCTGTGACAACCCCTTACTTCCTGGCTCAAACTctcacttcctgccctgactcggTTGTGGGTAGCGAGTTAGAGGCTGGTGCATTTATTCTAACCCCAAGACTCTGGTATACCCTCTCCCGCCTGGGCCCTGACCCTAGCCCTCTCCTGTTGCAGGCTGCTCCACCTGGCAGTAATTCACGAAGCCCCAGCGGTGCTGTTCTGTTGCTTGACTTTCCTGCCCCAGGAAGTTCTGGACATTCAGAACAACCTTTACCAGGtgagtagagagagagaaggctatGTCCAGATACCTGTCTGTAACCTGGctaccaaatccagcagccaaacCAGAGGCCATAGGAAGCCATTTGCCAGACGAGCCAGCATCTGCAACACAGATGACTGAGTAAGATGTGGCCTCTGCCCACGAGGTGCCCACAGACTCATCATATATAGAGAGCTCACATAATTCTATAACATGGTAACAGCTGTACTGAAGATCATAGCAGCTTCAGTGGGGGCTGGTGACTTTGAGGGACAGGCAAGGAAGGCCAAATGAAAGagatgacatcttttttttttttaattgtttttattaagctatatatttttctccgctccgctctcctcccttcctttcccctccccttctactttctcccatggtccccatgcttccaatttactcaggagatcttgtctttttctacttcccatgtaaattagatccatgtatgtctctcttagggtcctcgttgttgtctgGGTAAGAGATGACATCTTAACTGAGTCTTAAAAGAGGGAGTTGTCAGGGAGactgccctggctgttctgtctttcctcccCTCACTCAGCCCCTGCAGACCAACCTCTGAGGATAACACAGATATCTCCAGAGGATGAAGGATTAGGAGCAGGGAGCTCTATTTCCCTTACCCTGCTACCAGAATTGGAGTCCCAAGCATTTGGGGAAAGACTTAGGAATAATTTCATGAAAGATCCaactctggcttttacagtcaCTTTCAGAGAAGATGCTAGGACTTAAAGATGGCTgtaccaggctggagagatggctcagtggctaacagcactggctgctcttccagaggttcaattcccagcaaccacatggtggctcacaaccatacatacatacatgcaggcagaacactgtacacataacaaataaataaatctttaaaaaacatggTTGTACCCTGTCCCCAAATATGTTCTCAGAGGTAGGAGCCTGCTGCAGCGCCCTGTGACCCTGTGACCCTGTGACCCTCTGTGCCTACAGACAGCACTCCATCTAGCTGTTCACCTGGACCAGCCAGATATAGTTCGAGCACTGGTGCTGAAGGGAGCCAGCCGGGTACTACAGGACCAACACGGTGACACAGCCCTGCATGTAGCCTGTCAGCGCCAGAATCtggcctgtgcatgctgcctgctggaggagcagccagagccaggcagagagcCATCTCACCCCCTGGACCTCCAACTGAAGAACTGGCAAGGTGCATGTAGCTCCAGGGCCTGAGGGGTAGAGGAGGGGTAAGGAAGGGCCCAAGTGACCCTGCCTGTTGCTGTGAGCACTCAATATGTCCTTACTAAGGGACCCGGTGAATGACTTGGTTCAGAATTTCCCCAGTGCCTGTGGTGTGTGAGCAGAAATCTAAATCCTAAAGATATTTCATTTATTAACAAATAGATGAACAAATGATCTCACTTTCTGTGCTCCACACATTGCCCTAGGAGCAAAACCATCTGCGAGcaaaaccaaggaagaaagagacagctgATAACTACACAGAGTGAACTCTATGTGTGTTTAAAGGAAATGGGCGTtggtggggagcagagggaggagaactGAGATGGGGGGGGTGG harbors:
- the Nfkbie gene encoding NF-kappa-B inhibitor epsilon, with amino-acid sequence MSDARKEPDEADDSQCDSGIESLRSLRSLPEPAAALVSGPSHRGCPQPWSHPPETHKEPGEKEDADGERADSTYASSSLTESLPLLGRPEVEDPAPGSPPPHTEVLSPQQLEALTYISEDGDTLLHLAVIHEAPAVLFCCLTFLPQEVLDIQNNLYQTALHLAVHLDQPDIVRALVLKGASRVLQDQHGDTALHVACQRQNLACACCLLEEQPEPGREPSHPLDLQLKNWQGLACLHIATLQRNQPLIELLLQNGADIDVQEATSGKTALHLAVETQERSLVQFLLRAGARVDARMLNGCTPLHLAAGRGLNSISSTLCEAGADSLLLNVEDETPQDLAEDLLSYLPFDDLKISGKPLLCTD